In the genome of Cercospora beticola chromosome 2, complete sequence, one region contains:
- a CDS encoding uncharacterized protein (antiSMASH:Cluster_7), which produces MDSSAHNALNGCVASLRSSMQLLESSINILDSGVNDYPRLAKVLQTTRHFELVSEHDLTTAQSTLLSEIQPEVSNLLARVETYLDKLERREKSLMAKAELQEGRLAQPSRASSGSKSPARRPAAGGLGNMEEMKMQQLRQKKERLSYAVGRLELQASQRQRQLRKSMAAQ; this is translated from the exons ATGGACAGCAGTGCTCATAACGCCCTGAATGGCTGCGTCGCGTCGTTACGCTCGAGCATGCAGCTGCTGGAGTCGAGCATCAACATCTTGGACAGCGGGGTGAACGACTACCCACGCCTCGCGAAAGTGCTACAGACAACCAGG CACTTCGAACTCGTCTCCGAGCACGATCTGACCACCGCTCAATCCACCCTGCTCTCCGAAATCCAACCTGAAGTCTCGAATCTCCTCGCACGCGTGGAGACATACCTCGATAAGCTGGAGCGTCGGGAAAAGAGCCTGATGGCCAAAGCAGAGTTGCAAGAAGGCCGACTTGCGCAACCATCACGAGCAAGCTCCGGATCCAAGAGTCCCGCACGTAGACCAGCCGCCGGAGGGCTCGGCAACATGGAAGAGAtgaagatgcagcagcttcggcagAAAAAGGAACGTTTGAGCTATGCTGTGGGAAGGCTGGAGCTGCAAGCAAGtcagaggcagaggcagctgAGAAAGAGCATGGCCGCGCAATGA